A window from Salvia miltiorrhiza cultivar Shanhuang (shh) chromosome 2, IMPLAD_Smil_shh, whole genome shotgun sequence encodes these proteins:
- the LOC131008267 gene encoding uncharacterized protein LOC131008267 has protein sequence MARFKTMITLHQYTEGIKCRICSTTLTGMAHQWFRAMELDSIHSFEQLYDAFMHQFTRSKRAAKTAMSLMDLKQEPIETPKEFSAHFTKASLVVPKAKSQIKGYAFVRGLRLGAFFDNLQVKQPRDFDDILARLPRYIQLEEARAARKIEHSGNRPKKVENGVESSDTRYQGKAPYRGLPP, from the coding sequence ATGGCTAGATTCAAGACCATGATTACGCTACATCAGTACACGGAGGGGATTAAGTGTAGAATCTGTTCTACTACCTTGACAGGGATGGCCCACCAGTGGTTCCGAGCTATGGAACTGGATTCTATTCATTCTTTTGAACAGCTATATGATGCATTCATGCACCAATTCACGAGGTCTAAGCGGGCCGCAAAGACTGCTATGTCATTGATGGACTTAAAACAAGAACCTATCGAGACTCCAAAGGAGTTTTCCGCGCATTTCACCAAGGCATCGTTGGTGGTTCCAAAGGCTAAATCTCAGATTAAGGGTTATGCCTTTGTACGTGGTTTAAGACTTGGGGCTTTCTTCGATAATTTGCAAGTAAAACAACCGCGGGACTTTGACGACATTCTAGCCCGACTTCCAAGGTATATACAGTTGGAGGAGGCCAGAGCTGCTCGAAAGATAGAACATAGCGGTAACAGGCCCAAGAAAGTGGAAAATGGAGTCGAATCTTCAGATACTCGCTACCAAGGGAAGGCACCATACAGGGGACTGCCGCCCTGA